One genomic segment of Nostoc sp. KVJ3 includes these proteins:
- a CDS encoding type I restriction enzyme HsdR N-terminal domain-containing protein, giving the protein MTQTAAITEAITTLLDAENRFGFVRVEDEQFFTEWYEGLPEITEAEKASVDVLRRRYLYHRAGGDLLEGTVILLLVSPILALSGFYDPPFRIKAESSVELVLNDGEEILRGRIDVLVLQDQFWVMVLESKKTTLSVWSAVPQALAYLMANPNPNKPVFGMVTNGDDILFVKVTQTNTPQYDLSRVFAPFASARELYSVLQILKRIGQVISAAS; this is encoded by the coding sequence ATGACACAGACGGCAGCAATTACAGAAGCGATTACCACTCTATTGGATGCAGAAAATCGATTCGGTTTCGTCCGCGTTGAAGATGAGCAGTTTTTCACGGAGTGGTATGAAGGATTGCCTGAAATTACAGAAGCGGAAAAAGCTTCTGTGGATGTCCTGCGGCGTAGATATCTCTATCATCGTGCCGGAGGTGATTTACTAGAAGGGACAGTCATATTGTTGCTGGTGTCACCAATTCTTGCACTCTCCGGGTTTTACGATCCTCCTTTTCGGATTAAGGCTGAATCATCCGTGGAATTGGTGCTGAATGATGGCGAGGAGATACTGCGCGGACGGATTGATGTTTTAGTGCTGCAAGATCAGTTCTGGGTCATGGTGTTAGAGTCAAAAAAAACCACGCTTTCGGTTTGGTCAGCTGTACCACAAGCCCTGGCTTACCTGATGGCTAACCCCAACCCGAATAAACCTGTGTTCGGTATGGTGACGAATGGCGACGATATTTTATTTGTGAAAGTGACGCAAACAAATACGCCACAGTACGACCTGTCAAGGGTCTTCGCCCCGTTTGCATCCGCCAGAGAACTGTACAGTGTTTTGCAAATTCTCAAGCGGATTGGTCAGGTAATCTCTGCTGCGTCATAA
- a CDS encoding tyrosine-type recombinase/integrase, translated as MDTSITTEILEKNYALAIGESFTTLDTDPDVISQLLSDTRSAGTRRAYSKDLRDFFAFSTGKQPDRALVLEFLHLEHRHAIAVVLKFKAYLMNERKLAENTVNRKLAAIKSMVAMGRKLGVCAFSLEDVKAEKVQTYRDTSGVEASDYAAVLKLVDRTTVKGKRDYAILRLLWDNALRRNEVCSLNVGDFNPQAGTLQILGKGKGTQKVAIELTRKTVEALTDWVIASSKASRLTEPMFGSMAYRKGDKEDRLIGESIRRLVDGLCKQAGITKKMSPHRVRHSSITTALDHSNGNYRKVQNLSRHANIDTIRKYDDNRQRQKQQRELSGVLADLV; from the coding sequence ATGGATACTAGCATCACGACGGAAATCTTAGAAAAAAATTACGCGCTAGCCATAGGCGAGAGTTTTACGACGCTCGACACCGATCCAGATGTCATCTCACAGTTGTTAAGCGATACACGCAGCGCTGGCACCCGCCGCGCCTACTCGAAAGATTTACGAGACTTTTTCGCCTTCTCAACCGGGAAACAACCCGACCGCGCCTTAGTTCTGGAATTTCTTCACCTCGAACACCGTCACGCGATCGCTGTGGTTTTGAAGTTCAAGGCGTACTTGATGAATGAGCGAAAACTAGCTGAGAACACCGTTAATCGGAAGTTAGCGGCGATTAAGTCGATGGTGGCGATGGGGCGTAAACTTGGGGTGTGTGCCTTTTCCCTGGAAGATGTGAAAGCCGAGAAGGTGCAGACTTACCGAGATACTTCCGGCGTTGAAGCTAGCGATTACGCTGCGGTTTTGAAGCTGGTAGACCGAACCACAGTGAAGGGTAAGAGGGACTATGCAATCTTGCGCCTACTTTGGGACAATGCCCTAAGACGAAATGAGGTTTGTTCTCTAAATGTGGGAGACTTCAACCCACAGGCAGGAACACTTCAGATCCTCGGCAAAGGTAAGGGAACGCAAAAGGTAGCAATCGAACTTACCCGAAAGACCGTTGAGGCGTTAACCGATTGGGTAATCGCCAGCAGTAAGGCAAGCAGGTTAACCGAGCCGATGTTTGGTTCGATGGCATACCGCAAAGGTGATAAAGAAGATAGGTTGATTGGCGAGTCGATCCGGCGGTTGGTCGATGGTTTATGCAAACAGGCGGGAATCACCAAAAAGATGTCACCGCACCGGGTACGACACAGTTCTATTACAACCGCGCTAGATCACAGTAACGGGAACTATCGCAAGGTTCAAAATCTTAGCCGTCACGCCAATATTGATACGATCCGAAAATATGATGACAACCGCCAACGCCAGAAACAGCAGCGGGAATTATCAGGCGTTTTGGCGGATTTGGTGTAA
- a CDS encoding DEAD/DEAH box helicase, translating into MIDPIGAFDKIRDNLILYIKTAFSTQFPEIEKERERHLLNPGVFYQEPWIEPLPSYQLSGKTINNLEVSDVPGFNEASLADFKSLAACGLVGDYPLYSHQVAMLRQALLGENVVVTAGTGSGKTESFLLPLFAYLAQESQTWKAPVTEPNYLNDWWKNEDWQNKCNPMVEKRRSFKRSYRVPQRNHETRDAAVRALILYPMNALVEDQLTRLRRALDSEQARDWFKSRRNGNRIYFGRYNGVTPVPGQEYKQNGKPNGKKIEELVKQMRNMQESADAAIQHTIKPDEEDVRFFFPRLDGAEMRCRWDMQDAPPDILITNYSMLSIMLMRDIDKNIFEKTREWLKKDGSIFHLIVDELHLYRGTAGTEVAYLIRLLLERLGLYPGHPQLRILASSASLEPNDPQSREFLSQFFGKEWHSEQIIPGHLQQVVAVESQDFLPSEPFIALARTPEVKNLYENETCRQILESESAAVAAKMINACTDAEKIRRAVSLNKFSQILFGDNLTDENRKLAARGLLIARSLCDNKSLPSFRLHWFFRNINGLWACTKPNYDCHGDESSENRPVGKLFAENPPIVHQNYRVLELLYCEQCGTVFYGGNRLVLDNNEGLEWELLPTEPDIEGIPDRQAGSLLERRTYREYAIFWPLRNIHEDVPKEKGWNQPKRQGSGTEKALWDKASLDTCSGRVTLGDPDIPSQQWVKGYIFHLRDTKSEDQEFMRAQPSICPCCATDYSKRKTRQSSIRGFRTGFSRLSQLLSKEIFYQLPDDPKSRKLVVFSDSRENAASISNGIERTHYYDIVRGAIYDELKQLAIGQLYLLQDIQQHSQPCRTEAMEFSRQNPGFIEKFQKAVKNATKPLPESLDDDDLELYKNRRNQAQNLINQIEETGTTRIIPLKVLFEGENEAPGVLIKRLAELGINPAGNDRDDQKYYYDAEEHHWTRFFDFESLSLKWQSDLSNAAKDKRNFLVSKVISEVSDAFFSRLFYNLESAGLGYICLNLPQDRLEELATQCNTSAAIFREICNGCLRVIGDLYRYPKYRPDDWNSWNDAKARLKKYINKCVTHNKLLEKKLFQALWSAICEDGKHDHLKISPLHLWVRVAVANDPVWQCESCGRSHLYYAGGICTNCLGELPTLPNKNCTDLYERNYYATEAVNKRQPLRLHCEELTGQTDDQAERQRHFRNIVVNIGEQERDFIPVVDIIDILSVTTTMEVGIDIGSLMAVVMANMPPMRFNYQQRAGRAGRRGQAFAIVLTLCRGNSHDEFYYQHPEKITGDPPPVPFLSMSQVEIVQRLLAKECLRRAFIAADVRWWDSPTPPDSHGEFGKVEDWRDNESRREKVRNWLETSDEVTEVVSALLIGVKNIDANTFEIYARQHLFNKINDCANNLELAGKGLAEILAEGGILPMYGMPSRVRDLYHHNPLKNSNFATINRDLDLAITEFAPGAEKTKDKRIYTSIGFTAPLLPDSKNGLVPADNDPLSQRKWMLRCQRCQHTETSIKKFEKLICPKCEATKEQGFRVFPWAVPLAFRTSLNPGADAKDEYEVLVTGAASVAESQPQDFDVVDGTNTTKAFSASGRVFRVNDNNGQLFKGAVGKASFGRGDKLLEFQWINERFQNKPDGVKFKEPGETEELAIVAPKITGVLRIQPTSVPDGLCLDPIAAGSAIKAAFYSAAFIIRAVASQQLDIDPEELDISGLRQVELEGTGEKVGEIVISDRLANGSGFTDWLSQHWQEIIIEKILNIQNAFADAMMSAKHRHECDSSCYNCLQNYRNKNYHGLLDWRLGLSLLRALGDKNFRCGLHGDFSDPDLENWLQTASILRDAFCASFSNCSPEDMGGLPGFTVGDITVIIVHPLWNLNNRIGLLTDAVAKVAPDNQIRYINTFNLLRRPSWCYQSLSSPQA; encoded by the coding sequence ATGATTGATCCAATTGGTGCTTTTGATAAAATCCGCGATAACTTAATTCTCTATATTAAGACTGCTTTCAGTACCCAGTTTCCGGAAATTGAGAAGGAACGGGAAAGGCATCTGCTTAACCCTGGAGTATTTTACCAAGAACCTTGGATTGAGCCACTGCCCAGTTATCAATTATCTGGCAAGACAATCAATAATCTAGAGGTTTCAGATGTTCCTGGTTTTAATGAAGCTTCTCTTGCAGACTTCAAAAGTTTAGCCGCTTGTGGACTTGTTGGTGATTATCCATTATATAGCCACCAAGTTGCAATGCTCCGTCAGGCATTATTAGGTGAAAATGTAGTAGTAACCGCTGGTACAGGTTCAGGTAAAACGGAATCTTTTTTGTTGCCACTTTTTGCTTACCTAGCCCAAGAATCACAAACCTGGAAAGCACCGGTAACTGAGCCAAATTACCTCAATGATTGGTGGAAAAATGAGGACTGGCAAAATAAATGTAACCCGATGGTAGAGAAAAGACGCAGTTTTAAGCGTTCTTATCGCGTACCTCAAAGAAACCATGAAACCAGGGATGCTGCTGTGAGGGCGCTAATTTTATATCCGATGAATGCACTAGTTGAAGACCAGCTTACCAGACTGCGCCGTGCTTTAGATTCTGAACAGGCACGAGATTGGTTTAAAAGTCGTAGGAATGGTAATCGAATCTATTTTGGTAGATATAACGGTGTGACACCAGTGCCAGGACAAGAGTATAAACAGAATGGGAAACCTAACGGGAAGAAAATAGAAGAACTTGTCAAACAAATGAGGAATATGCAGGAATCTGCTGATGCAGCTATTCAGCATACTATTAAACCTGATGAAGAAGATGTAAGATTCTTCTTTCCTCGTTTAGATGGGGCAGAAATGCGCTGTCGTTGGGATATGCAAGATGCCCCACCAGATATTTTAATTACTAATTATTCTATGCTCAGTATTATGCTGATGCGGGATATCGATAAAAATATTTTTGAGAAAACACGGGAATGGTTAAAGAAAGATGGTAGTATTTTTCACTTAATTGTTGATGAATTGCACCTTTATCGTGGTACTGCTGGTACAGAAGTTGCATACTTAATTCGATTATTGCTTGAAAGATTGGGACTTTATCCTGGTCATCCTCAACTAAGAATTCTTGCTTCTAGCGCATCTCTGGAACCAAATGATCCACAAAGCCGAGAATTCCTGTCTCAATTCTTTGGTAAAGAATGGCATTCTGAGCAGATTATCCCTGGCCATCTTCAGCAAGTCGTGGCAGTTGAAAGTCAAGATTTTTTACCTAGTGAACCGTTTATCGCTTTAGCAAGAACACCAGAGGTAAAAAATCTATATGAAAATGAAACCTGCCGTCAAATATTGGAATCAGAAAGTGCTGCTGTTGCTGCTAAAATGATCAATGCTTGTACAGATGCTGAAAAAATTCGTCGTGCAGTATCTTTAAATAAATTTTCTCAGATACTTTTTGGTGATAATTTAACAGATGAAAACCGCAAATTGGCAGCAAGAGGACTACTCATAGCTCGGAGTTTATGTGATAATAAGTCTCTACCTTCTTTCAGATTACACTGGTTTTTTAGAAATATTAATGGTCTTTGGGCTTGCACAAAGCCTAACTACGATTGTCATGGGGATGAAAGCAGTGAAAATCGACCAGTTGGCAAACTATTTGCCGAAAATCCCCCAATAGTTCATCAAAATTATCGAGTGTTGGAATTGCTTTACTGCGAACAATGCGGTACTGTATTTTATGGTGGAAATCGCCTAGTTTTAGACAATAATGAAGGCTTGGAGTGGGAGCTTCTACCTACAGAGCCAGATATTGAAGGAATTCCTGACCGTCAAGCTGGGAGTTTGTTGGAGCGCCGAACTTACCGCGAATATGCCATCTTTTGGCCTTTAAGAAATATTCATGAAGATGTCCCAAAAGAAAAGGGCTGGAATCAACCAAAAAGACAAGGTAGCGGTACAGAAAAAGCTCTGTGGGACAAAGCCTCTTTAGATACTTGTAGTGGTCGCGTTACTCTCGGAGACCCAGATATACCCAGTCAACAGTGGGTTAAAGGTTATATCTTTCACTTGCGAGATACAAAATCTGAAGATCAAGAATTTATGCGAGCGCAACCCTCTATTTGTCCTTGCTGCGCTACAGATTACAGCAAGAGAAAGACGAGGCAATCTTCAATTAGAGGGTTTCGTACTGGTTTTTCTCGATTAAGTCAACTGCTCTCTAAAGAGATATTTTATCAGTTACCAGATGACCCAAAATCACGCAAGCTAGTAGTATTTTCTGATAGTCGTGAAAATGCAGCCTCTATATCTAATGGTATTGAACGTACACATTATTATGACATTGTACGTGGGGCTATATATGATGAACTTAAACAATTGGCTATTGGTCAACTATACCTACTACAAGATATTCAACAACATAGTCAACCATGCCGCACGGAAGCAATGGAATTTTCTCGGCAAAATCCTGGTTTTATTGAAAAGTTTCAAAAAGCGGTAAAAAATGCTACTAAACCTTTGCCAGAAAGTCTTGACGATGATGATTTAGAACTATATAAAAATCGGCGAAATCAAGCTCAAAATTTGATTAATCAAATTGAAGAAACAGGCACTACACGCATTATTCCCCTCAAAGTTTTGTTTGAAGGTGAAAATGAAGCTCCCGGTGTGTTAATCAAGAGATTAGCGGAATTAGGCATCAATCCTGCTGGTAATGATAGAGATGATCAAAAATATTACTATGACGCGGAAGAGCATCATTGGACAAGATTTTTTGACTTTGAATCTCTATCCTTAAAATGGCAGTCTGACTTATCTAATGCAGCTAAGGATAAGCGAAACTTTCTTGTTTCTAAGGTAATATCTGAGGTTTCTGATGCATTTTTTAGTCGTTTATTTTATAATCTTGAAAGTGCTGGATTGGGCTATATTTGCCTAAATTTACCACAAGATCGGTTAGAGGAATTAGCAACACAATGTAATACCTCAGCCGCAATATTTAGAGAAATATGCAATGGATGCTTGCGTGTAATTGGTGATTTGTACCGTTATCCTAAGTATCGTCCAGATGACTGGAATAGCTGGAATGATGCTAAAGCTAGATTGAAAAAATATATTAATAAATGTGTAACACACAATAAGCTTCTAGAGAAAAAACTATTTCAGGCATTGTGGTCAGCTATTTGTGAAGATGGTAAACACGACCATCTAAAAATTAGTCCCCTGCATTTATGGGTACGGGTAGCAGTTGCTAATGACCCCGTGTGGCAATGTGAATCATGTGGTCGTTCTCACTTATACTATGCGGGGGGAATCTGTACTAATTGCCTTGGAGAGTTACCCACATTACCTAATAAAAACTGCACAGATTTATATGAGCGCAATTATTACGCAACAGAGGCAGTTAATAAACGTCAACCCTTGCGGTTACATTGTGAAGAATTGACTGGACAAACTGACGATCAAGCTGAAAGACAGCGACATTTTCGCAATATTGTGGTCAACATAGGCGAACAAGAAAGAGATTTTATTCCAGTTGTAGATATTATCGATATCTTGAGTGTGACTACCACAATGGAGGTAGGAATTGACATTGGTAGCTTAATGGCTGTGGTCATGGCAAATATGCCACCAATGCGCTTTAATTATCAACAGAGGGCTGGTCGGGCTGGTCGTCGGGGTCAAGCTTTTGCAATTGTGCTGACTCTTTGTCGAGGTAATAGTCACGATGAATTTTATTATCAGCATCCTGAAAAAATCACGGGTGATCCTCCACCTGTTCCCTTTCTCTCTATGTCGCAAGTTGAAATTGTTCAGCGTCTTTTAGCAAAAGAATGTTTACGACGTGCATTTATTGCTGCTGATGTCAGGTGGTGGGATAGTCCAACACCACCAGATAGTCATGGGGAATTCGGCAAAGTTGAGGACTGGCGTGATAATGAATCTCGTCGTGAGAAAGTTCGCAATTGGTTAGAGACTTCAGATGAAGTAACTGAGGTAGTAAGTGCTTTGCTAATTGGTGTAAAAAATATCGATGCGAATACTTTTGAAATCTATGCACGCCAGCATTTATTTAATAAGATTAACGATTGTGCTAATAATCTAGAATTAGCTGGAAAAGGATTAGCAGAAATCCTGGCTGAGGGTGGTATTTTGCCGATGTATGGGATGCCTTCAAGAGTGCGGGATTTGTACCACCATAATCCATTGAAAAACAGTAATTTTGCTACCATAAACCGTGATTTAGACTTGGCTATTACAGAATTCGCTCCGGGTGCCGAAAAAACCAAGGATAAACGTATTTACACTTCTATTGGTTTCACTGCACCATTACTTCCAGACAGTAAAAATGGCTTGGTTCCTGCTGATAATGATCCACTTTCTCAGAGGAAATGGATGTTGAGATGTCAGCGTTGTCAACATACAGAAACCTCTATTAAGAAGTTTGAAAAATTAATCTGTCCAAAATGTGAAGCAACGAAAGAGCAAGGATTTCGAGTTTTCCCTTGGGCTGTGCCTTTAGCTTTTCGTACAAGCCTCAATCCTGGGGCTGATGCTAAGGATGAATATGAGGTATTAGTCACAGGTGCAGCTAGTGTAGCTGAGTCACAACCTCAAGATTTTGACGTAGTTGATGGTACAAATACAACCAAAGCATTTTCTGCGTCTGGTCGTGTTTTCCGTGTTAATGATAATAACGGGCAATTGTTCAAGGGGGCAGTGGGTAAAGCTTCTTTTGGGCGGGGTGACAAACTGTTAGAATTTCAGTGGATTAATGAGCGATTCCAGAATAAACCTGATGGGGTAAAGTTTAAAGAGCCGGGTGAAACGGAAGAACTGGCTATTGTTGCACCCAAAATAACTGGCGTTCTTCGTATCCAACCTACTAGCGTACCAGATGGATTATGCCTCGACCCAATTGCAGCAGGTTCTGCAATTAAAGCAGCTTTTTACTCTGCGGCTTTTATTATTCGTGCCGTAGCATCTCAGCAATTAGACATCGATCCAGAGGAATTAGATATAAGTGGTTTACGGCAGGTTGAACTAGAGGGAACTGGTGAAAAGGTAGGTGAAATTGTGATTAGCGATCGCCTAGCCAATGGTTCTGGTTTTACAGACTGGCTTTCTCAACATTGGCAAGAAATTATCATAGAAAAAATTCTAAATATTCAAAATGCTTTTGCTGATGCTATGATGTCAGCGAAACATCGTCATGAATGCGATTCTTCTTGTTATAACTGTTTGCAAAATTACCGAAATAAAAATTATCATGGTTTGCTCGATTGGCGATTGGGTCTATCTTTACTTAGGGCATTAGGTGATAAGAATTTTCGTTGCGGCTTGCACGGTGACTTTTCCGATCCAGACTTAGAAAACTGGCTACAAACAGCAAGTATACTTCGAGATGCTTTTTGTGCATCTTTTAGCAATTGTTCTCCAGAAGATATGGGAGGACTGCCTGGTTTTACAGTGGGTGATATAACTGTTATTATTGTTCATCCGTTGTGGAACCTCAATAACCGCATTGGTTTACTAACTGATGCTGTTGCCAAGGTAGCGCCAGACAATCAAATTCGCTACATTAATACCTTTAATCTTTTGCGCCGTCCTAGCTGGTGTTATCAGTCGCTGAGTTCGCCACAGGCATAA
- a CDS encoding type II toxin-antitoxin system VapC family toxin, with product MQFVLDCSVAISWCLVDENNPTANAILAMMPDAEAFVPGIWSLEIANVLLVAERRNRMTQKQSEEAIALLQSLLIQVDTATDANALGATLTLGRQEGLAAYDAAYLELALRLGLPLATIDQRLAEAATRCGVDLVVADEETPSIGETP from the coding sequence ATGCAGTTTGTTTTGGATTGTTCTGTAGCAATTAGCTGGTGTTTGGTGGATGAAAATAACCCTACTGCAAATGCGATACTAGCAATGATGCCGGATGCTGAAGCATTTGTACCGGGGATTTGGTCACTGGAGATTGCTAATGTTTTACTGGTAGCTGAACGGCGTAATCGTATGACTCAGAAACAATCTGAGGAAGCTATTGCTTTGTTACAGTCGCTATTGATTCAGGTTGATACGGCTACTGATGCAAATGCTTTGGGTGCAACCTTGACGCTGGGGAGACAGGAAGGTTTAGCCGCTTATGACGCAGCTTATTTAGAATTAGCGTTGCGGTTGGGATTGCCTTTAGCAACGATTGATCAAAGGTTAGCGGAGGCGGCTACGAGGTGTGGCGTGGATTTGGTCGTTGCCGATGAAGAAACGCCTTCCATTGGGGAGACACCGTAA
- a CDS encoding ParA family protein, with translation MPIISLSSFKGGVSKTTSAICLASLFCDDGATLVIDADPNRSATTWARPGGLPFQVCGEKEAAKLMRKQKFEFIIFDTPARPNDVEVEDLARGCDLLIVPTPPDLLSMDAMALMAKSLPQDTNWKVLLTMIPPPPQRDGQEAMEALLTQGYPVLSRGIRFYKAYKDAVTSGVPVYKVRGGKVAWRDWTEIKNEVIQAIKG, from the coding sequence ATGCCAATCATCTCTCTTAGCTCATTTAAGGGCGGAGTGTCGAAAACAACTTCAGCTATCTGCCTCGCCTCACTGTTTTGTGATGATGGGGCAACTTTAGTTATTGATGCCGATCCGAACCGTTCAGCAACCACTTGGGCAAGACCTGGGGGACTACCATTTCAGGTCTGCGGAGAAAAGGAAGCAGCAAAGTTGATGCGTAAGCAGAAGTTTGAATTTATAATTTTTGACACTCCTGCCCGCCCTAATGATGTGGAAGTGGAGGATTTAGCAAGGGGCTGTGATCTACTTATCGTTCCAACTCCACCAGACCTGTTGAGCATGGATGCGATGGCACTCATGGCAAAATCCTTGCCCCAAGATACAAACTGGAAAGTCCTACTTACAATGATTCCGCCGCCGCCTCAAAGAGATGGACAGGAAGCAATGGAAGCACTCTTAACACAAGGTTATCCTGTTTTGAGTCGTGGGATTCGATTTTACAAAGCTTATAAGGATGCGGTGACTAGTGGAGTTCCTGTTTATAAGGTTCGAGGGGGCAAAGTAGCATGGCGGGATTGGACGGAAATAAAAAACGAAGTGATTCAAGCAATAAAAGGGTGA
- a CDS encoding RNA recognition motif domain-containing protein, translating to MSIYVGNLSYEVKEDDIKGIFAEYGTVKRVQLPTDRETGQLRGFGFVEMGTDAEEAAAIEGLDGAEWMGRDLKVNKAKPREDRGSSGGNRGGYSGGGRNRY from the coding sequence ATGTCAATTTATGTAGGCAACCTCTCTTACGAAGTTAAGGAAGATGATATTAAGGGTATTTTTGCAGAATATGGGACTGTAAAGCGTGTTCAACTACCTACTGACCGCGAAACAGGACAACTACGCGGTTTCGGATTTGTAGAAATGGGAACAGATGCAGAAGAAGCAGCTGCCATTGAGGGTCTTGATGGTGCTGAGTGGATGGGTCGTGACCTGAAAGTGAATAAAGCTAAACCCAGAGAAGACAGAGGTTCATCTGGTGGGAACCGGGGAGGATACAGTGGCGGTGGACGTAACCGCTACTAA
- a CDS encoding GIY-YIG nuclease family protein, whose protein sequence is MKPGYIYLIHSVGTYRYKIGLTVAPRTPEERLKELNSRQSPYPLKLIHYVFVTDVYKVEKRFIKLVSHLMFIGSGLNLQRTHICNKLFS, encoded by the coding sequence ATGAAACCAGGGTACATTTATTTAATTCATAGTGTAGGCACATATAGATACAAAATAGGGCTAACTGTAGCACCACGGACACCAGAGGAAAGATTAAAAGAACTGAATAGCCGTCAAAGTCCCTACCCGTTGAAACTCATTCATTATGTGTTTGTTACTGACGTTTACAAAGTAGAGAAGAGATTCATCAAGCTTGTAAGTCATTTAATGTTTATAGGGAGTGGTTTGAATTTACAAAGAACGCATATTTGCAACAAGTTATTCAGTTAA